A window of the Miscanthus floridulus cultivar M001 chromosome 14, ASM1932011v1, whole genome shotgun sequence genome harbors these coding sequences:
- the LOC136504396 gene encoding putative pumilio homolog 8, chloroplastic → MPQQPVSKKPPPLSPIPIQIQPIEPNPISPHAISFPSEFYLFFFSDNKDPTGVWQLIHPAGLEMKVDREMEILLNEIPLLHHGGLLGGSEAAGADADADFSFLIHELAAMGVVDGDDEPPAPGAANGGFGFGFSGMIYSKKGGENLVTLHPFSMASHCAHMPSLFDPVTFDAAAAAAIDGWDIRCSPPPSVSVPPPPATPRARCKNVRRTNGGYGAVTTTSPKKCGAAAAAANNKSHGESLAGLRGVMSHIARDQHGCRLLQQRLDDGKREVDHIFAGVSRHAAQLMVDPFGNYLMQKLLAVCDAGQRMALVLTLTADAFVLVRISLNVHGTRAVQKLIESLRTREEISLVIDALRPGFLELIKDPNGNHVVQKCLQSFEADDNKAIFDAAALHCLDIGMQCHGCCVLQRCIARSRGEHRDKLVAAIACNGFKLAQDAYGNYVVQYVIDLKIPNANSSLAQQFEGKYIHLSMQKFSSNVVERCLKVFKEVDKAKIILEILATPHLEQLLQHPYANYVIYSALQNSKGSLHSALTNAIRPHVELLRTSPYCKRIYSRALLKK, encoded by the exons ATGCCTCAACAACCCGTCTCCAAGAAACCACCTCCCCTCTCTCCAATCCCAATCCAAATCCAACCAATAGAACCCAATCCGATCAGTCCCCACGCAATTTCATTCCCATCTGAGttttatctcttttttttttccgaTAATAAAGATCCGACCGGAGTCTGGCAGCTAATTCACCCGGCGGGATTGGAGATGAAGGTCGACAGGGAAATGGAGATTCTGCTCAACGAGATCCCCCTCCTCCACCACGGTGGCCTCCTCGGTGGCAGCGAGGCCGCCGGCGCGGACGCCGACGCCGACTTCTCTTTCCTCATCCACGAACTCGCCGCGATGGGCGTCGTCGACGGCGATGACGAGCCGCCGGCGCCGGGCGCTGCCAACGGCGGCTTCGGCTTTGGCTTCTCCGGCATGATTTACTCCAAGAAAGGCGGCGAGAATCTGGTCACCCTGCACCCGTTCTCCATGGCCAGCCACTGCGCGCACATGCCCTCTCTGTTTGATCCCGTCACCTtcgacgccgccgctgccgctgccatcgACGGCTGGGACATCCGGTGCTCCCCGCCGCCTTCTGTTTCTGTGCCGCCGCCACCCGCCACGCCGAGGGCCCGGTGCAAGAACGTGAGGAGGACGAACGGCGGCTACGGCGCGGTGACGACGACGAGCCCCAAGAAGTGCggagccgcggcggcggcggccaacaACAAGTCGCACGGCGAGAGCCTGGCCGGCCTGCGCGGGGTCATGTCCCACATCGCGCGCGACCAGCACGGGTGCCGGCTGCTGCAGCAGAGGCTCGACGACGGCAAGCGCGAGGTCGACCATATCTTCGCCGGCGTGTCGCGTCACGCCGCGCAGCTGATGGTGGACCCGTTCGGGAACTACCTGATGCAGAAGCTGCTCGCCGTCTGCGACGCCGGGCAGAGGATGGCGCTCGTGCTCACCCTCACCGCTGACGCCTTCGTACTCGTCAGGATATCCCTCAACGTCCATGG GACACGGGCAGTGCAGAAGCTGATTGAGAGCCTCAGGACAAGGGAAGAGATTAGTCTTGTCATCGATGCTCTGCGTCCCGGGTTCTTGGAGCTCATCAAGGATCCCAATGGCAATCATGTCGTGCAAAAGTGTTTGCAGTCGTTTGAAGCCGACGATAACAAG GCGATCTTTGATGCTGCTGCACTCCACTGTCTCGATATTGGGATGCAGTGCCACGGTTGCTGTGTCCTACAGCGGTGCATTGCACGATCGCGTGGTGAGCACAGGGACAAGCTGGTTGCTGCCATTGCTTGCAATGGATTTAAACTTGCCCAAGATGCATATGG GAACTATGTTGTCCAGTATGTAATAGACTTGAAGATTCCAAATGCAAATTCAAGTCTTGCACAACAGTTTGAAGGCAAGTATATCCATCTGTCCATGCAGAAGTTCAGTAGCAATGTGGTTGAGAGATGCCTGAAAGTCTTCAAGGAGGTTGACAAGGCCAAGATCATACTAGAAATCCTCGCCACGCCACACTTGGAGCAATTGCTTCAGCACCCCTATGCAAACTATGTCATCTACTCTGCTCTCCAGAATTCCAAG GGTTCACTTCATTCTGCACTGACAAATGCAATCCGACCTCATGTGGAACTACTTAGGACCAGTCCATACTGCAAGAGGATATACTCTCGAGCTTTGCTGAAGAAATGA